The Paenibacillus sophorae genome has a segment encoding these proteins:
- a CDS encoding general stress protein translates to MNKRIVGVFMNEYDASRAIGELKSRGFRTEDISVIARNKEDMNAVSEETGTKAPEGMASGAATGGLLGGVTGLLAGIGALAIPGIGPIIAAGPIAATLAGAVVGAGTGGLVGGLVGLGIPEDEAESYNRYVDEGHILVMVDADTSQESVVYETFRTHNSLNSHYYGAGDTMPRSTMTDASVTDNPVNDRQGGSIAGSVDGVFNGSGLEGKHDTGLDTMNSNPASVREDLDVTAPGKARDVSGRLPTDTGMNKERKQRPHDNLPVPHKEIAD, encoded by the coding sequence ATGAACAAGAGGATTGTGGGCGTCTTTATGAACGAGTACGACGCGTCTCGGGCGATCGGGGAATTAAAGAGTCGCGGTTTTCGGACAGAGGATATCTCCGTTATTGCGAGAAATAAAGAAGATATGAATGCAGTCAGTGAAGAGACGGGAACGAAGGCTCCCGAAGGAATGGCTTCCGGAGCGGCGACGGGCGGCCTGCTCGGCGGAGTAACCGGACTGCTCGCCGGCATTGGCGCGCTGGCAATCCCGGGCATTGGGCCGATCATTGCAGCCGGTCCGATTGCGGCAACGCTGGCCGGAGCAGTGGTTGGCGCCGGGACAGGCGGGCTTGTTGGAGGCTTGGTCGGCCTTGGCATACCGGAAGACGAAGCGGAAAGCTATAACCGTTATGTTGATGAAGGCCACATTCTGGTCATGGTCGATGCGGACACTTCGCAGGAAAGTGTTGTATATGAAACGTTCCGGACGCACAACTCGCTTAACAGCCACTATTATGGGGCGGGTGATACGATGCCTCGCAGCACGATGACCGACGCCTCGGTAACCGATAACCCGGTGAACGACAGGCAAGGCGGATCGATAGCGGGTTCTGTTGATGGTGTATTCAATGGCTCGGGCCTTGAAGGCAAGCATGACACCGGGCTGGATACGATGAACTCGAATCCGGCAAGTGTCCGGGAAGATTTGGATGTGACTGCACCTGGTAAAGCGCGGGACGTTTCCGGCAGGCTTCCTACCGATACCGGCATGAACAAGGAACGCAAGCAGCGTCCGCACGATAATCTGCCGGTCCCGCATAAAGAAATCGCTGATTAA
- a CDS encoding carbohydrate ABC transporter permease — protein MNVSTYKSKTFILEIFAVLLAVLFLAPFYLVLTNSVKTLKEILLDAASFPQLFHWSNYSSVWKAIDFPQAFMNSLQITVLSVVFIVLFSSMAAYQIVRRPSKFNSFVFLLLVSAMIIPFQSLMLQLVRVTSLLELRGELYGIVACYLGFGMPLSVFLFHGFIKTVPLELEEAARVDGSNPYGVFFRIVFPLLMPIIVTVVILNTLWIWNDYLLPVLIIGGNKDLTTLPLAVTKFFGQYTKKWDLALAGLVMAITPILLFFLSLQRYIVEGVTAGSVKG, from the coding sequence ATGAACGTTAGCACATACAAGTCCAAAACCTTCATTCTCGAAATTTTCGCTGTCCTGCTCGCGGTCCTGTTTCTAGCGCCCTTCTATCTGGTGCTGACGAACTCGGTGAAGACCCTGAAGGAAATTTTGCTGGACGCCGCCTCGTTCCCCCAGCTTTTTCACTGGAGCAACTACAGTAGTGTGTGGAAAGCGATCGATTTCCCGCAAGCGTTTATGAACTCCCTGCAAATTACGGTGCTCAGCGTAGTATTCATTGTCCTGTTCAGCTCGATGGCCGCCTACCAAATCGTAAGAAGACCTTCGAAGTTCAATTCTTTTGTCTTTCTGCTGCTGGTCTCGGCTATGATCATTCCTTTTCAATCGCTGATGCTCCAGCTTGTAAGGGTTACCAGTCTGCTTGAGCTGCGCGGAGAATTGTATGGGATCGTCGCCTGTTATCTCGGTTTCGGCATGCCGCTGTCGGTCTTCCTCTTCCATGGCTTCATCAAAACCGTACCCCTTGAGCTGGAAGAAGCAGCCCGGGTGGACGGCTCCAATCCGTACGGCGTCTTTTTCCGGATCGTCTTTCCGCTGCTGATGCCGATCATCGTCACCGTTGTTATCCTGAACACGCTGTGGATTTGGAACGACTACCTTCTGCCCGTTCTGATTATCGGAGGCAACAAGGATTTAACCACACTGCCTCTTGCCGTCACCAAATTTTTCGGTCAATATACTAAGAAATGGGATCTCGCCCTGGCAGGTCTGGTTATGGCTATCACCCCGATCCTGCTGTTCTTCCTCAGTCTGCAAAGGTATATCGTAGAGGGGGTAACCGCCGGTTCCGTTAAAGGCTGA
- a CDS encoding GNAT family N-acetyltransferase produces MRIEALQPDRLVEFIAYCKKHRSEIDESFLYDEDLNGFQPGSDNPTYIAVNREGELTAAVSLMVDDYNRRGRKARFRIFHSEMEDMNAYKMLLAAVMKHAEGLDKLFVFVPSVNTELMRAMEELHFVVERYACLLVNGCRETAAFSMPEGYAIRPFRPESDAEIWSGIRNAGFAKLQGSETPVTPEMVLKMAAEEDFIDGGMMILYDGDKPVGIVRGSADEYEGSPIMNIGPLALLPEYQGKGLGRIMLRAALQFAKEKGYPGTILCVNAENERAKALYFQEGFEQVESAICYKFELLGV; encoded by the coding sequence TTGAGAATTGAAGCATTACAGCCTGACCGGCTGGTGGAGTTCATTGCCTACTGCAAGAAACACAGAAGTGAAATCGATGAGTCGTTTCTGTACGACGAAGATTTGAATGGCTTTCAGCCCGGTTCAGACAATCCCACCTACATTGCAGTTAACCGGGAGGGAGAGCTGACAGCGGCCGTTTCGCTTATGGTGGATGATTACAACCGAAGAGGACGAAAGGCCCGATTCAGAATATTCCATTCGGAAATGGAAGACATGAATGCATATAAAATGCTGTTAGCGGCTGTGATGAAGCACGCGGAGGGACTGGACAAGTTATTTGTTTTTGTGCCGTCGGTCAACACGGAGCTGATGCGGGCTATGGAGGAGCTGCATTTTGTAGTGGAGCGATATGCCTGCCTGCTGGTAAACGGATGCCGGGAGACGGCGGCATTCAGTATGCCGGAAGGATATGCAATCCGTCCTTTTCGTCCGGAAAGCGATGCTGAAATTTGGAGCGGAATCCGGAATGCGGGATTCGCCAAGCTTCAGGGAAGCGAAACGCCCGTTACGCCTGAGATGGTGCTGAAGATGGCTGCCGAGGAAGATTTTATTGACGGCGGAATGATGATCCTTTATGACGGGGACAAGCCTGTGGGCATTGTCAGGGGAAGCGCAGACGAGTATGAAGGCTCGCCGATCATGAATATCGGGCCGCTCGCTCTCCTTCCGGAATACCAGGGGAAAGGGCTGGGGAGAATTATGCTGCGAGCCGCCCTGCAATTTGCCAAGGAAAAGGGCTATCCGGGAACCATTCTGTGCGTCAACGCGGAAAATGAACGGGCGAAGGCATTGTATTTTCAGGAGGGCTTCGAACAAGTCGAATCCGCAATATGCTATAAATTTGAGCTGCTTGGCGTTTAA
- a CDS encoding AraC family transcriptional regulator, whose translation MAIFHYNAEQPFGVSPDLHLLFWGREQCAPGHTFGPGFREYYKIHFVHKGTGKVMAGGQSHILYPGQAFLTYPRVVASYAADESDPWNYSWIAFTGERVKPLLSRTTLSPESPVFPMDGEVMNGLYDRLTEAAGTSGALDLPLTAIFYEFLAALLRTVPAAAAASALQGRKNEHVEKCLHFIESHYCENITMEMMSEMLQLNRKYVSALFKQVVGMPPRQYLLGYRMAKACELLTRTDCTIGEIARSIGYDDALLFSRMFKKVQGCSPKSYREGHANLTL comes from the coding sequence ATGGCCATCTTTCATTACAACGCGGAGCAGCCATTCGGGGTCTCTCCGGATCTGCATCTCCTATTCTGGGGCCGTGAGCAATGCGCTCCCGGACATACCTTCGGTCCCGGCTTTAGAGAATACTACAAAATCCATTTCGTCCATAAAGGGACCGGCAAGGTTATGGCGGGAGGACAATCCCATATCCTGTACCCGGGCCAGGCCTTTCTGACTTATCCCCGGGTCGTTGCCTCCTACGCCGCCGATGAGAGCGACCCTTGGAACTACTCCTGGATCGCCTTCACGGGAGAAAGGGTGAAGCCGCTTCTCTCCAGAACAACCCTGTCGCCGGAATCCCCCGTATTTCCTATGGACGGCGAGGTGATGAACGGACTTTATGACAGGCTGACGGAGGCCGCCGGAACCAGCGGCGCGCTCGACCTGCCGCTAACGGCGATCTTTTACGAATTCCTGGCGGCTCTACTTCGTACCGTCCCTGCGGCTGCCGCAGCTTCCGCTTTGCAAGGACGCAAGAACGAGCATGTGGAGAAGTGCCTGCATTTTATAGAGTCCCATTACTGCGAGAATATCACTATGGAAATGATGTCCGAAATGCTGCAGCTTAACCGCAAATATGTATCCGCGCTCTTCAAACAGGTTGTCGGCATGCCTCCACGCCAGTACTTGCTGGGCTACCGCATGGCCAAGGCCTGCGAGCTGCTCACCCGGACGGACTGCACCATCGGAGAAATTGCCCGTTCCATCGGTTATGATGACGCGCTCCTGTTCTCACGGATGTTCAAAAAGGTTCAGGGCTGCTCTCCCAAGAGCTACCGGGAAGGGCATGCAAATCTGACATTATGA
- a CDS encoding response regulator → MKVLIVDDEKHVREAIRYFVPWEKYDVRDIYEATNGQEAMKIILEQQPAVVFTDMRMPLMDGAELLEWLHRYSPYTKTIVISGYQDFDYVKPAIVYGGIDYLLKPLNSKQLIAAAERAFQKWKEEKLERERTFRQNIQLNVLRPLYWDKTLSDLVNGTISFQDLEEALFEELGLPRNAKHCRTAVISLQSSGGQLLQRFQGDIQLTSFVLANVCNEIVSPRKQGFAFRYWHEGADVAVLFWDGVDEAESLLLEINESVKRAYGIPLDIGLSTVLPFPERLCVAFSQAREGLAKRNLLETGNRIHLYRKDRPEAAPDGGVKNAGLLEKLGLSLLSGDTEKIVRSLEEWTDSIAGTGTLTMSGLKAWEDRLKHVLTKWRQEWAGSEEALSDGPSFPAGMDESGNFSIERWREGLKAYLLAMVGESKLSRSSDSRMMREIRDYLDKNYQQEITLQHIADRFFLSRENVSRKFKQVTGENLSDYLTNLRIDKAKELLQNSEMRLSRIAELVGYEDEKYFSRVFKKATGQTPREFRKREEE, encoded by the coding sequence ATGAAAGTACTGATTGTAGACGATGAAAAACATGTGCGCGAAGCCATCCGCTATTTTGTACCATGGGAAAAATACGACGTTCGCGATATATACGAAGCCACGAATGGCCAGGAAGCGATGAAAATCATTCTGGAGCAGCAGCCGGCGGTCGTGTTTACGGATATGCGGATGCCGCTCATGGACGGCGCCGAGCTGCTGGAATGGCTGCACCGCTACTCTCCTTATACGAAGACCATCGTAATCAGCGGCTATCAGGATTTTGACTACGTCAAGCCGGCTATCGTTTACGGGGGAATCGATTATCTGCTTAAGCCGCTGAACAGCAAGCAGCTGATCGCCGCCGCCGAACGCGCCTTTCAGAAATGGAAGGAGGAGAAGCTGGAGCGGGAACGGACCTTTCGTCAAAATATCCAACTCAACGTTCTCCGTCCGTTGTATTGGGATAAGACGCTTTCGGATCTGGTTAACGGCACCATCTCCTTTCAGGACCTGGAAGAGGCGCTGTTCGAGGAACTCGGGCTTCCGAGGAACGCCAAGCACTGCCGGACAGCCGTCATTTCACTTCAGTCCTCGGGAGGACAGCTGCTGCAAAGGTTCCAGGGGGATATTCAGCTGACATCTTTCGTTCTGGCCAATGTCTGCAATGAAATCGTGAGCCCGCGGAAGCAGGGCTTTGCGTTTCGTTATTGGCATGAAGGCGCGGATGTGGCCGTGCTGTTCTGGGACGGTGTGGATGAGGCGGAGAGCCTGCTGCTAGAGATTAATGAGTCGGTAAAACGGGCGTACGGCATTCCGCTCGATATCGGGCTAAGCACGGTCCTTCCCTTTCCGGAACGGCTGTGCGTTGCTTTTTCGCAGGCGAGGGAGGGACTCGCGAAGCGTAATCTTCTAGAGACTGGAAACCGCATTCATTTGTACCGGAAGGATCGGCCCGAAGCGGCGCCGGACGGAGGGGTTAAGAACGCTGGGCTGCTGGAGAAGCTTGGGCTCTCGCTGCTGTCGGGGGATACGGAGAAAATCGTCCGAAGTCTTGAGGAGTGGACCGACTCGATTGCCGGAACGGGAACGCTGACCATGAGCGGCCTTAAAGCTTGGGAGGACCGGCTTAAGCATGTGCTGACCAAGTGGAGACAGGAATGGGCTGGCAGCGAGGAGGCTTTAAGTGATGGACCGTCTTTCCCGGCCGGTATGGATGAGAGCGGCAATTTCTCCATCGAACGCTGGAGGGAAGGGCTTAAGGCGTATCTGTTAGCAATGGTCGGCGAAAGCAAACTTTCCCGCAGCTCTGACAGCCGAATGATGCGGGAAATCCGGGATTACCTGGACAAGAATTACCAGCAGGAGATTACGCTGCAGCATATTGCCGATCGCTTCTTCCTCAGCCGGGAGAACGTCTCGCGCAAGTTCAAGCAGGTTACAGGTGAAAATCTGTCCGACTATTTAACGAATTTGCGGATCGACAAGGCTAAGGAACTGCTGCAAAACTCGGAGATGCGCCTTTCGCGGATTGCCGAACTGGTCGGTTATGAAGACGAGAAGTATTTCAGCCGCGTGTTCAAGAAGGCGACAGGACAGACGCCGCGAGAATTCCGGAAGCGGGAGGAGGAGTGA
- a CDS encoding trypsin-like peptidase domain-containing protein — translation MKRYIVLFAFFFLVSISFETISLAHEGHLHSTKSNVAVLLSDGEICTHSDIKIDGQVYLKASDIFKCLNYKTNWDNKNKIFFIQEKIKLKLTANSDVLILNEKTTVLPDLSKVINGRLFIATSTIKIMFPKSIFDSTNNILYIFKKDILEDVDLLGKKMVMVKTYDQKGNKLDNGSGVIISPKGFVVTSLHVIQKADKIEVTLSDSSTLTAILVNKNDEYDIAILKVSSTNLDYISLGDSSKIKSGQEIITISAPLGLMNTISTGIISNQNRTIFEKNLIQITAPVYFGSSGGAVINTNGDLIGIITNGVENAANINFAVPVNKIKNLL, via the coding sequence GTGAAAAGGTATATTGTTTTATTCGCCTTTTTTTTCTTGGTTTCTATATCATTTGAAACAATTTCTTTAGCCCATGAAGGTCATTTACACTCTACGAAGTCAAATGTAGCTGTATTGCTTAGTGATGGTGAAATCTGTACCCACAGTGATATTAAGATTGATGGCCAAGTGTATTTGAAAGCTAGTGATATATTTAAATGTTTAAATTATAAAACCAATTGGGACAATAAAAACAAAATATTTTTTATACAAGAAAAAATTAAATTAAAGCTAACCGCCAATTCTGATGTACTTATCTTAAATGAAAAAACAACTGTTTTACCTGACTTGTCTAAGGTGATTAATGGGAGACTGTTTATAGCAACATCTACTATTAAGATAATGTTCCCTAAATCTATTTTCGACTCTACCAACAACATATTATATATATTCAAAAAGGATATACTAGAGGATGTAGATTTACTCGGAAAAAAAATGGTCATGGTAAAAACTTACGACCAAAAAGGGAATAAATTAGACAATGGAAGTGGAGTTATTATATCACCTAAAGGTTTTGTAGTTACCAGTTTACATGTAATTCAAAAAGCTGACAAAATCGAAGTAACTCTATCAGATAGTAGTACCTTAACAGCTATTTTAGTAAATAAAAATGATGAGTATGATATTGCCATATTGAAGGTAAGTTCGACTAACTTAGACTACATTTCATTAGGTGATTCATCCAAAATAAAATCAGGACAAGAGATAATAACAATTAGCGCACCTTTAGGGCTAATGAATACAATCTCTACAGGAATTATTAGTAATCAAAATAGAACAATATTTGAGAAAAATCTTATTCAAATAACAGCTCCAGTTTACTTTGGCAGTAGTGGTGGTGCAGTCATAAATACAAATGGTGATTTAATAGGCATAATTACAAATGGCGTCGAGAATGCTGCAAATATTAATTTTGCAGTGCCAGTAAACAAAATTAAAAATTTATTGTAA
- a CDS encoding (2Fe-2S) ferredoxin domain-containing protein produces MNMRLKVLKKHLLFCCSEHCNNQDVEEVMQAFKEELVEQGINKTVKINKTSCLGLCGNGPFLIVYPDGIWYYNVTTDDVQRIVKEHLVEGNPVDELVMLKMEA; encoded by the coding sequence ATGAACATGCGGCTTAAGGTTTTAAAGAAACATCTGCTGTTTTGTTGCAGCGAGCACTGTAATAACCAGGACGTTGAAGAAGTTATGCAGGCTTTCAAGGAAGAGCTTGTCGAACAGGGGATCAATAAGACGGTTAAGATCAACAAGACCAGCTGTCTTGGCCTTTGCGGCAACGGCCCGTTTCTCATTGTCTATCCGGACGGAATATGGTACTACAATGTGACCACTGATGATGTTCAGCGGATCGTTAAGGAGCATCTGGTCGAGGGCAATCCTGTGGACGAGTTGGTCATGCTGAAAATGGAGGCTTAA
- a CDS encoding cache domain-containing sensor histidine kinase — translation MFKHSIRNRLMALVLLAAVIPAGVSVIFSYLYTKQSVTEQSVGQNRKLLALGAANLDNYFQGIDQRALSIYSGINVQSSFYTSILSVKNPNALPKGTVQPDNRNIVSTQLYNLFLSDRNIFQIHLYVRANKQSNTLLQGQFRREYNPRYTPLPNQGGSVRPFVEATHMDHQYGMKSGFPNFKAGATPVFSAHYPIYRTPSHEVIADLSLDFRLTELEAIAKSMYNSDTERLYIVDEQGKVLYASGGKWIGKPIEAGWSKLPQGASSGHFSWNNKEFKGIIMYRHIDSAIFKGNIIKLVPYEDLYRDARTISRINTGIGVLFLIIAGIAGILISIGFTRPIKKLISYTQKVQIGQLDASVDLVREDEFGVLARKITDMTRTINDLILQEYRLEIANKTSQLKMLQAQVNPHFLYNALQSIATLSLRYNAPKIYDLIYSLGSMMRYSMTTDGNQVTLQDEIEHVQNYAALQRERFGEENLRMDVDIEERASGIFVPKMILQPLVENIFKHGFRDGIKDGVITISGKLDANGRLIIMVRDNGKGIPDVRLKKVRECLERTEHSGEDGIGLRNVLARLRLQISERSQLLIQAGEYGVEVVLIIPLDDTAGRKEERAE, via the coding sequence ATGTTCAAACACAGCATCCGCAACCGGCTGATGGCGCTTGTGCTGCTGGCCGCCGTCATTCCGGCGGGCGTCTCGGTCATATTCTCGTATCTGTACACGAAGCAATCGGTAACTGAGCAGTCCGTAGGCCAGAACCGCAAGCTGCTGGCGCTCGGGGCGGCCAACCTGGATAATTATTTTCAGGGAATCGACCAGCGTGCGCTGAGCATATACAGCGGGATCAATGTACAGAGCTCGTTCTATACCTCCATTCTATCAGTCAAGAATCCGAATGCGCTTCCAAAAGGGACCGTTCAGCCGGATAACCGCAACATCGTGTCCACCCAATTGTACAATCTCTTCCTGTCCGACCGGAATATTTTTCAGATCCATCTTTATGTAAGGGCTAACAAACAATCCAACACGCTGCTGCAGGGGCAGTTCCGCAGGGAGTACAATCCCCGGTATACGCCTCTTCCTAATCAGGGCGGCTCGGTCCGGCCTTTCGTGGAAGCGACGCATATGGATCATCAATACGGCATGAAGTCGGGATTTCCGAACTTCAAAGCGGGAGCGACGCCGGTGTTCAGCGCTCATTATCCAATCTACCGGACGCCCAGCCACGAAGTTATTGCCGATCTGTCGCTCGACTTCCGTCTGACTGAGCTGGAAGCAATAGCCAAGTCGATGTACAACTCGGACACCGAGCGTCTCTATATTGTGGATGAGCAGGGAAAGGTCCTGTATGCTTCGGGCGGCAAATGGATCGGCAAGCCGATTGAAGCAGGCTGGAGCAAGCTTCCGCAGGGAGCAAGCAGCGGCCATTTTTCATGGAATAATAAGGAGTTTAAGGGTATTATTATGTATAGGCATATTGACTCGGCTATTTTTAAAGGCAATATTATTAAGCTGGTGCCCTATGAGGACCTGTACAGAGACGCACGTACCATTAGCCGCATCAACACTGGAATCGGCGTGCTTTTTCTGATTATCGCGGGAATTGCGGGCATCTTGATCTCCATCGGCTTTACAAGACCGATCAAGAAGCTGATTTCTTATACACAGAAGGTGCAAATCGGACAGCTTGACGCTTCCGTCGATTTGGTGCGCGAGGATGAGTTCGGGGTGCTGGCCCGCAAGATTACCGATATGACTCGTACGATCAACGACTTGATCCTTCAGGAATATCGGCTGGAAATCGCCAATAAGACCAGCCAACTGAAGATGCTGCAGGCCCAGGTCAATCCCCATTTTCTGTACAACGCGCTGCAGTCGATCGCCACTCTGTCCCTGAGGTATAACGCTCCGAAAATATATGATCTCATTTATTCCTTGGGCAGCATGATGCGGTATTCCATGACGACGGATGGGAATCAGGTGACGCTTCAAGACGAAATTGAGCATGTGCAAAATTATGCAGCTCTGCAAAGGGAGCGCTTCGGCGAGGAGAATTTGCGGATGGATGTCGATATTGAGGAAAGAGCAAGCGGCATTTTCGTGCCGAAAATGATCCTGCAGCCATTGGTCGAGAACATATTCAAGCACGGTTTCCGCGACGGGATTAAAGATGGAGTGATCACCATTTCAGGCAAGCTGGATGCGAATGGCCGGCTGATCATCATGGTCCGGGATAACGGCAAGGGCATTCCGGACGTGCGCCTGAAAAAAGTGAGGGAATGTCTTGAACGGACGGAGCACAGCGGGGAGGATGGGATCGGACTCCGCAACGTGCTCGCGAGACTTCGGCTTCAGATCAGCGAAAGGTCGCAGCTCCTGATTCAAGCCGGCGAATACGGAGTGGAAGTCGTCTTAATTATACCCCTGGATGATACGGCCGGCAGGAAGGAAGAGAGAGCGGAATGA
- the mgrA gene encoding L-glyceraldehyde 3-phosphate reductase: MYTANTDRYENMVYNRCGRSGVRLPAISLGLWHNFGGIDALENGRAMIRRAFDLGITHFDLANNYGPPPGSAEENFGAILKKDFLPYRDEMIISSKAGFYMWPGPYGEWGSKKYLVASLDQSLKRMGLDYVDIFYHHRPDPDTPLEETMAALDLIVRQGKALYVGISNYRAEEAREALQILRRLGTPCLIHQPNYSMLSRWIEDGLQDVLEEEGVGTIAFSPLQKGILTDRYLNGIAPDSRAAGPSAFLSEKELTEDVLGKVRRLNEVAAARGQKMSQLALSWVLRGGKVTSALIGASKVSQIEDAAAALRAPELSAEELEKIEGILRG, translated from the coding sequence ATGTACACGGCCAATACGGACAGATACGAGAATATGGTTTATAACCGCTGCGGACGCAGCGGCGTGCGCCTGCCGGCGATTTCGCTCGGCCTATGGCATAACTTCGGGGGTATCGACGCGCTCGAGAACGGAAGAGCTATGATCCGAAGAGCGTTCGATCTGGGCATTACGCATTTCGATCTTGCGAATAATTACGGACCGCCCCCAGGCTCCGCCGAGGAGAACTTCGGCGCCATCCTGAAAAAAGATTTCCTTCCTTACCGGGACGAAATGATCATTTCCAGCAAGGCCGGTTTTTATATGTGGCCGGGTCCATACGGAGAATGGGGCTCCAAAAAATATCTCGTCGCCAGCCTTGATCAGAGCTTGAAACGGATGGGCCTGGATTATGTCGATATTTTCTATCACCACCGTCCCGATCCTGATACTCCGCTTGAGGAAACGATGGCCGCACTGGATCTGATCGTCCGCCAAGGCAAGGCGCTGTACGTAGGCATTTCCAATTACCGCGCCGAAGAGGCCCGGGAAGCGTTGCAGATTCTTCGGAGACTCGGCACCCCTTGCCTGATCCATCAGCCGAATTACTCCATGCTGTCCCGCTGGATCGAGGATGGACTTCAAGACGTGCTTGAGGAGGAAGGCGTGGGTACGATCGCTTTTTCGCCCCTTCAAAAAGGCATCCTGACGGACCGCTACCTGAACGGCATCGCGCCGGATTCCCGCGCGGCCGGACCGAGCGCATTCCTGTCCGAGAAGGAACTGACGGAAGATGTGCTGGGCAAGGTCCGCCGCCTTAACGAAGTGGCGGCGGCACGCGGACAGAAAATGTCCCAGCTGGCCTTGTCCTGGGTGCTTCGCGGAGGCAAGGTGACCTCGGCGCTGATCGGTGCAAGCAAGGTCAGCCAGATCGAGGATGCCGCCGCCGCCCTGAGGGCGCCCGAGCTCAGCGCGGAAGAGCTGGAGAAGATTGAGGGAATATTGCGGGGATAG
- a CDS encoding carbohydrate ABC transporter permease, whose protein sequence is MRKALGIQKGWEQSVNRKSAVRHALGIQKGWGQQIVFLGPCLIFFLTIVITPFILGFYYSSTNWNGLDLDKAVWTGSANWSRILHDDNFWHSLYFTLRFTVVSVVIANILALLLAFVLMASLKTKKVLRTVFFMPNVIGGILLGYIWQFIFTKGFATIGDLTNIPFFTLPWLGTPNTGFWGLVIVFVWQTAGYMMVIYIASLAGIPKDLIEAAKIDGARPYQLFKSVYVPLIMPAITICLFLTTSNAFKMFDLNLSLTKGGPGTSTQSLAYNIYSEALINNRYGLGTAKALLFFAAVSIITVTQVIITKRKEVSA, encoded by the coding sequence ATGAGAAAAGCGCTGGGCATTCAAAAGGGCTGGGAACAGTCCGTAAATAGGAAATCCGCTGTGAGACACGCTCTGGGTATTCAAAAAGGCTGGGGGCAGCAGATTGTATTTTTAGGTCCATGTCTGATTTTCTTTCTGACGATTGTGATCACCCCTTTCATTCTTGGATTTTACTACTCTTCGACCAACTGGAACGGGCTGGACCTCGACAAAGCGGTATGGACAGGCTCGGCCAACTGGAGCCGCATTCTGCATGACGACAACTTCTGGCACTCGCTGTACTTCACGCTTCGCTTCACCGTCGTTTCTGTTGTAATCGCTAACATTTTAGCGCTTCTGCTGGCCTTTGTGCTGATGGCGTCGCTTAAGACCAAGAAAGTGCTTCGGACCGTCTTCTTTATGCCCAATGTCATCGGCGGCATCCTGCTCGGCTACATTTGGCAGTTCATCTTCACCAAAGGCTTCGCCACGATCGGCGACCTGACGAACATTCCCTTTTTCACCCTTCCATGGCTTGGAACGCCAAATACCGGTTTCTGGGGACTCGTAATCGTATTCGTGTGGCAGACCGCAGGTTATATGATGGTCATCTACATCGCGTCTCTCGCCGGCATTCCGAAGGATTTGATCGAGGCAGCCAAGATTGACGGCGCGCGCCCTTATCAGCTTTTTAAAAGCGTTTACGTGCCCCTTATCATGCCGGCGATCACGATTTGCCTGTTCCTTACGACCTCCAATGCGTTCAAAATGTTCGACCTTAACCTGTCGCTGACCAAAGGCGGACCGGGAACCTCGACGCAGTCGCTGGCTTATAACATTTATTCGGAAGCGCTGATTAATAACCGTTACGGGCTGGGAACCGCCAAAGCGCTGCTGTTCTTCGCCGCCGTTTCGATCATAACGGTTACGCAGGTTATCATTACCAAGCGCAAGGAGGTATCCGCATAA